The DNA window TTTTTAGTTTTCTCCAAAGCTTAACCACATGGATGATACACGCCTAATAATTGGAACAGACTTCAAAGCGGGACAAGCAGGCCAGGCATTCCATCAACCGAGAAAAACTAAAACAACTATGCATAGTCATATGGTTTATTTGCAAAGTTGTAATACTTTATTCAAATATTGCGTGTGAAAAAAATTGTCCCCTGCCAATTTTTTGTTGTGGCTCCTGAATATTATCTTTTGAAACTATGACATGTACCCAAAGAGAATTTTTCTCTACAAACTCACTTCCGAGGATTCAAACCCATAATAATTGAGGTCATAGGTGTTAAATGGTGACAAAAAGGCATAGCAGGGCATAAACTTTGGCCCACGATAGACATATGCTACGGAAGCACTTGGTTTAAACAAACTTGAAAGGCATGCATTTCAAAATCTACAAATGACCAAGTGTCCACTCAGATATATATAGAAAGCAAGATGGTTTTGCACGCTCACCTGGCTAATCTTGTCATCAGTATCAGCTGCTGCACCGCAATCACTACTGGCAAGGAAATATCAAGGTAAGCACAGTCAAGTATGTGAGATAAAAATCATCACAATTTTAACTCATACTAAATAGCAAAATCAGCCAGCCAATACTGGAAAATACATCGGTACAATGGTTTGTATCCTTAAAGTTGTATCAGATAACTCAGAAAGAGCATGTGTAGATTTCACAAATCGCTTAAGAAGCTGCAATGAAAAAGCCAATGGGCCAAAGCATGTTATCACTGACCTAAACATGAAAGTCAAAATTTAAGGTTCGGCAATTTTTCTTGTTTCTTTATACTCTTTAATTTACTTTATTATTTCCTATTTCTCTTTTTATAGAATCTTAAGTCGATTGTTCTTTATGAAAGCCCGAAGGAATTAATTTAGAATTggacaacaacaaaaattatgGAACTAAAATATCAAAAAGCAATTGATCTATAATCTATAGATTTATTACATATATAAATGAAGGCTAACCAAGGAAAATAAAGAGGCTTGCACTGGAAGTCGCAGGCATATTCTCTAGAGCTTATAGGCAAATAAAGACCATTTTTATATGTAAGTGGTAGCTTTTATACGATTAAAAGTAGGATATGGACAGCTTAAAATGATCTTTTCACTCAATAGGACAGGTAAAACAAATTCATATTAACACAATTAATGAATCCCTTTAAATTGAGGACACAACCATCTGCTTCAATCAGTTTCGAAACCAAATCAATGCAGAAGTGCAAGAGCGGGAAATATATTAGTACCTTTGCAATCTTTGAAACGTATGCAGCTGCTCTTGTAGATCAGTGCATCTGGCAAGTGCATCGTGATGACTTTTTCTCTCCTCTTGTAGCTCATTTTCTAAACTTTCTATATCCCGCCGAAGGTGATTTACCTTAATCTCTAATCCCTCTGCCCGTGTTTCAAGTGATTTGTACGACTCTGCCATGCATTTGAGCTGTGTCTCGAGTAAGCTGTTGGTCTTTTGAGCAATTGTTAGTTGTGAATGAACCTCAGAAAGATGCTGCTGTGTTTCCAGTAACTGAGACTTGTTGACTTCGAAGTTTTCGGTACATCTAGCCAGATCATTTGCAAGATTCTCCTTGTCCAATTTCAACCGTTCAAACTCCTCCAGTGAGCATTTCCACGACGGATTTGTTGAGTCAGAGGTCGGAACAAGATTCCCATCATGAGGGACATCAGGATCAGATGCGGAATCAGAAAAGTGGGCACAGCCGTTCGGATAGCTGTCTCCTGATAAATCAACGAAATTTTTGTTCTCAGGAAGTGCAATCTTGTCTATACAATCAAATGAGCAGGTTTCCATTTCAGAACTTTTCAATCCCATAACATTGAATTGCAGCTCACTTGCTTTGCTTAATACATAAGAGATGTCAAGAACAAAATCATTCAGATTAATCCCGCTTTTAATAGATTCATTATATTTGGCAGAGAACGAGTCAACTTTTTTATTCAGTCCATCTCCATCAAGAGAAATTGTTCCCAGGATTGCCTTGGCCTCTCTACCAAGAATCATGAAAAAGTCCTGAATCTGAGAAATGGCAATTTCCAGTTCTTGGTTAATGATTTCTTCAGTTTCTGTGAACGGGGTAACATCTCCAGACGTAGGAATAGCCTTGGTTGCTGTTATCTTGGCATCCTCACTCACTGGGTCAGATTGATCAATCTCCACGGCAGAATTCGTCAACAGATATTGTAGAGAATCATGCATATCCTGCATAGCGTGTCTAATGTCCTCCATAACTTTGCCAATGTCTTTTTCTGCAGACATTGACTCAAGAATCGAAGATATTTTTGATTGGAGCTTCTTGAAGATAAGTGTATCTGCCTGCAGCTGTGGACTTGCAACAGTTACATCATCTTTAGAAGACACTCCAGCTTCCGAACCACAAACCTCCTCAGACTCCAGGGGGTCAGTCATCATGGTGATTTCAAGTGATTCTTCCTGCTTTACAATTGCAGATCTCTCATTGCCTATATTACCTGATATACCCTTACTTGGAACTGTTCCATTGGATAGATATGCTAATTTCTCCATCTCCAGAAAGTCATCCATGAGATCCAACGGATTTGTGTTTTCAGACTTCTTCAAATTAGAGAGCTCAGACATAACTCCAGTAGCCCACGAACCTGCACAACTTGCGCCATCATCATTTCCATCTTCTGAAATAGAGGTAAAACTTGGTGGATTACCAATGCTTTGACTACAGAAACCTTCTATTGGAACCAAAGCATCTGATCTCGTAGAAATTCTCTGTTCACCATCAACTTGTAGTTGTGTTTCTAAACTTTGAAGCTTGCTAGCGGTCTGAGCAAATAAACTCCTAGAAGCTTGCAATTCACTGTTGCGCTTTGCCAGCGCTTCTGTCAACATTTTCATTTCTTCCTCCATTGCTAATAATCGTTCTGTCAGTAACTCATTGTCTTTTTGATACCTTTGTGTGTTGCCGAGTCCAAAGTCAGGCATTTGGGACAAGAGTGGAGTTGGAGATCTCACAGGATACCTCTTCAGACGAGACTCTCCACAATCCTGGCCCATGTTCTCAACTTCTAGTTTCATTTGTGCTAGCGCAGCTGGACCCGGCAATCTCTTCCGAACAAGACCGCGTAATCGTTGACACTCTGCTTCAAGCTTGGCAATTTTCTTAACTCCCTCAAGATGCTGCTTGTTTGCTACTTCAGCAGACCGCACACTCATATTCTTTTCCTCATTGCGGATTTCCACCTCTTTCCTAGCAATGTGAAGCTCATACTTATGTGAATTCACTTCTTTTTCCCAGGCCTCAATTTTGCTCTTCAAAAGTTGTATCTCTGCCTCAGCTTGTAACTTCTCCTCGTTCACCTCGATCAGCATGTTCGAGCGTTCTTGCAAAGATCTAGAGAGCGCAGCATTTTCAGCAGCAGACCTGAGTATTTCTTGGTCTAAATTGGATATTTTTGTTTCAAACTCGAGCTTCATCTTATCGAATAGCTTTGTTTtgttaatgacaacttcatGCAGCTTTTGATCATGTTCCTCCTTCAAATTTCGCATTTGCCTCATGCATTCCTTCAGAGCACCATCTAAATGAGATGCCCGATCTTCGGCAGTAAGCTTTAGCAGTGTGACAGATTCGAGATGAGTTTTTAATGCTGCAGCTTCAGCCTCCGCCTTTTCCCAACCTgtcaaaatattaaataaacttaAGTTTAACCACATTCTATGTTCATGAAGAAATgacaagaaaattataaattaaaaaccTGAAACAGCTTCTTCAGCGACTTTTGCATGTTGTTTCACCAGGATCTCTTTATTGGTAATTTCTGAATTGGCTTCGGATAACTTTTCATTCAGTTCAGTTACTTCATCTTCTAAAGTCTTGACTTGATCCTCATAGGACTTCAATTGATTCTCCAATCCAGTTATATGTGTATATGATTCCATTGATATTTGAACATACTTCGGTTTCTTGTTTTCCTGCTTAGACTGTAAAAAATAGGAAACAAGATAAAAGAAATCAGCTAAATATTCATTCTTGATGACAGACAGAGCAAAAATTTGTGCGGAAATGTAAAGTGATCCCGTGCTCATCGAACTGGGCGGGAAAAATGTGACAaacgttaaaaataaaatgaaaaaggAAGCTAAAGGTGTCTAATGCATAGATCGCATATCACGTCATACCTTGCCAACTTGAGTTTCGCTGGTCTCTGAAGCAGCATTAGAAGCGTCTAATGCAGTAGCAGCTACTTTCTCAACACCCTGCTTATCAGATGACTTTTTCTTCCATAGCCAACTCCTTTTATCCATTGCAAGCTGTGGACACAGGGCCATAAATAAATTTGTAGGCTTATAAAGTGAAAATATTTAAGCAAAAAGACCAGATATGCCATGCATTATATGTAACATCACAAACACACTGCCAGAGTCAGATATCTAGAAAGCCAATCAgcaattttaatttcaaaatcaaagCATGAAAATATCTTCAAGTAACTTGGTGCAATTATAATTTATTCAAGTATGCCTTCTCGACCATACAGTGGCCATGGAAATAGAATTTGTGCAAAATGTTTTGATTTTCCAAGTCAATATATCCGTTAACAGAAGTATTCACTCAATAGGCAACTGGAAAATTAAAATTGGGACACTTTCATAGACTTGAATTGTTTACCTATGTAGTTGACTAACAAGTAACGGGGGTAGAAGATGCAAATTATTCAACATATACCTAATAACCAGCAAGATATAGTGGGCTAAGTCATTATACATACCAGAACTTCCGAGAACTACTACTATATGTAGAAGGAAAATCTGTAAGCGCCTAAGCTCACATGATAATGAAGTACATTCCAGTTAGAACGAGTAAGGATTAGGTGCACGATGCAAATAAATTTAACAAATTTTCAGCTCTTCAAACATCCAGATCAATGGAGAAAAGATCCAGAAATAACTTTATAATACAATGGATCACAGCAATTGAGAATCCAGGACTCAAAAGTCATAAAAAAATCCAGGTCATTATTATCATAGCACGAGCATAATTGGGGGCCAGATAAACAAATACAAGTTCCAATCAgatgttcaaaaattttaaatcatgcGATCAACTtgcataatttaaatttatgcCCACGAGGATcaagaaaatgaaagaaaaacaaaatacaCCTTGACTAAGACATTTGcataatttaacaaatatgaaTGGGAAATATGCACCAGAAAGTTTCCCTCTCTTAATACCAAAATTCATTCTCGTATTGCATTCCTCATCAAGCAAACAAACCATTACAATATCAATCCTATCAatgaaattgaaaaataaattcagACATTGTACGTCATCAAGGTATCTTCAACATGCTTTGATGAGAGCATAAGAAGTAAGGCTTCAATTTTTTGATGATCCAAACCTTAATTATATGTAATGATTATAAATTTCATGGGAAAAACTAAAAGAATGATTGAGACgaacaaacaaaaaaatgaGCACCCTAGAACAATGTGTGCGGA is part of the Primulina eburnea isolate SZY01 chromosome 1, ASM2296580v1, whole genome shotgun sequence genome and encodes:
- the LOC140840718 gene encoding filament-like plant protein 4 isoform X2 encodes the protein MSISTFFLAVFGAALAMDKRSWLWKKKSSDKQGVEKVAATALDASNAASETSETQVGKSKQENKKPKYVQISMESYTHITGLENQLKSYEDQVKTLEDEVTELNEKLSEANSEITNKEILVKQHAKVAEEAVSGWEKAEAEAAALKTHLESVTLLKLTAEDRASHLDGALKECMRQMRNLKEEHDQKLHEVVINKTKLFDKMKLEFETKISNLDQEILRSAAENAALSRSLQERSNMLIEVNEEKLQAEAEIQLLKSKIEAWEKEVNSHKYELHIARKEVEIRNEEKNMSVRSAEVANKQHLEGVKKIAKLEAECQRLRGLVRKRLPGPAALAQMKLEVENMGQDCGESRLKRYPVRSPTPLLSQMPDFGLGNTQRYQKDNELLTERLLAMEEEMKMLTEALAKRNSELQASRSLFAQTASKLQSLETQLQVDGEQRISTRSDALVPIEGFCSQSIGNPPSFTSISEDGNDDGASCAGSWATGVMSELSNLKKSENTNPLDLMDDFLEMEKLAYLSNGTVPSKGISGNIGNERSAIVKQEESLEITMMTDPLESEEVCGSEAGVSSKDDVTVASPQLQADTLIFKKLQSKISSILESMSAEKDIGKVMEDIRHAMQDMHDSLQYLLTNSAVEIDQSDPVSEDAKITATKAIPTSGDVTPFTETEEIINQELEIAISQIQDFFMILGREAKAILGTISLDGDGLNKKVDSFSAKYNESIKSGINLNDFVLDISYVLSKASELQFNVMGLKSSEMETCSFDCIDKIALPENKNFVDLSGDSYPNGCAHFSDSASDPDVPHDGNLVPTSDSTNPSWKCSLEEFERLKLDKENLANDLARCTENFEVNKSQLLETQQHLSEVHSQLTIAQKTNSLLETQLKCMAESYKSLETRAEGLEIKVNHLRRDIESLENELQEERKSHHDALARCTDLQEQLHTFQRLQSDCGAAADTDDKISQEKGLAAAAEKLAECQETIFLLGKQLKAMRPQTEFLSFPNNERTEKADHPIENEPTVSSMNIQDVDSSLMDTIPCLNFHGAGSESPLDMFNTPFSPSDSEAHNPPQSPVSKYSKHHPTSSGSSTPTPEKQARGFSRFFSAKGKNGQ
- the LOC140840718 gene encoding filament-like plant protein 4 isoform X3, whose translation is MDKRSWLWKKKSSDKQGVEKVAATALDASNAASETSETQVGKSKQENKKPKYVQISMESYTHITGLENQLKSYEDQVKTLEDEVTELNEKLSEANSEITNKEILVKQHAKVAEEAVSGWEKAEAEAAALKTHLESVTLLKLTAEDRASHLDGALKECMRQMRNLKEEHDQKLHEVVINKTKLFDKMKLEFETKISNLDQEILRSAAENAALSRSLQERSNMLIEVNEEKLQAEAEIQLLKSKIEAWEKEVNSHKYELHIARKEVEIRNEEKNMSVRSAEVANKQHLEGVKKIAKLEAECQRLRGLVRKRLPGPAALAQMKLEVENMGQDCGESRLKRYPVRSPTPLLSQMPDFGLGNTQRYQKDNELLTERLLAMEEEMKMLTEALAKRNSELQASRSLFAQTASKLQSLETQLQVDGEQRISTRSDALVPIEGFCSQSIGNPPSFTSISEDGNDDGASCAGSWATGVMSELSNLKKSENTNPLDLMDDFLEMEKLAYLSNGTVPSKGISGNIGNERSAIVKQEESLEITMMTDPLESEEVCGSEAGVSSKDDVTVASPQLQADTLIFKKLQSKISSILESMSAEKDIGKVMEDIRHAMQDMHDSLQYLLTNSAVEIDQSDPVSEDAKITATKAIPTSGDVTPFTETEEIINQELEIAISQIQDFFMILGREAKAILGTISLDGDGLNKKVDSFSAKYNESIKSGINLNDFVLDISYVLSKASELQFNVMGLKSSEMETCSFDCIDKIALPENKNFVDLSGDSYPNGCAHFSDSASDPDVPHDGNLVPTSDSTNPSWKCSLEEFERLKLDKENLANDLARCTENFEVNKSQLLETQQHLSEVHSQLTIAQKTNSLLETQLKCMAESYKSLETRAEGLEIKVNHLRRDIESLENELQEERKSHHDALARCTDLQEQLHTFQRLQSSDCGAAADTDDKISQEKGLAAAAEKLAECQETIFLLGKQLKAMRPQTEFLSFPNNERTEKADHPIENEPTVSSMNIQDVDSSLMDTIPCLNFHGAGSESPLDMFNTPFSPSDSEAHNPPQSPVSKYSKHHPTSSGSSTPTPEKQARGFSRFFSAKGKNGQ
- the LOC140840718 gene encoding filament-like plant protein 4 isoform X1; translated protein: MSISTFFLAVFGAALAMDKRSWLWKKKSSDKQGVEKVAATALDASNAASETSETQVGKSKQENKKPKYVQISMESYTHITGLENQLKSYEDQVKTLEDEVTELNEKLSEANSEITNKEILVKQHAKVAEEAVSGWEKAEAEAAALKTHLESVTLLKLTAEDRASHLDGALKECMRQMRNLKEEHDQKLHEVVINKTKLFDKMKLEFETKISNLDQEILRSAAENAALSRSLQERSNMLIEVNEEKLQAEAEIQLLKSKIEAWEKEVNSHKYELHIARKEVEIRNEEKNMSVRSAEVANKQHLEGVKKIAKLEAECQRLRGLVRKRLPGPAALAQMKLEVENMGQDCGESRLKRYPVRSPTPLLSQMPDFGLGNTQRYQKDNELLTERLLAMEEEMKMLTEALAKRNSELQASRSLFAQTASKLQSLETQLQVDGEQRISTRSDALVPIEGFCSQSIGNPPSFTSISEDGNDDGASCAGSWATGVMSELSNLKKSENTNPLDLMDDFLEMEKLAYLSNGTVPSKGISGNIGNERSAIVKQEESLEITMMTDPLESEEVCGSEAGVSSKDDVTVASPQLQADTLIFKKLQSKISSILESMSAEKDIGKVMEDIRHAMQDMHDSLQYLLTNSAVEIDQSDPVSEDAKITATKAIPTSGDVTPFTETEEIINQELEIAISQIQDFFMILGREAKAILGTISLDGDGLNKKVDSFSAKYNESIKSGINLNDFVLDISYVLSKASELQFNVMGLKSSEMETCSFDCIDKIALPENKNFVDLSGDSYPNGCAHFSDSASDPDVPHDGNLVPTSDSTNPSWKCSLEEFERLKLDKENLANDLARCTENFEVNKSQLLETQQHLSEVHSQLTIAQKTNSLLETQLKCMAESYKSLETRAEGLEIKVNHLRRDIESLENELQEERKSHHDALARCTDLQEQLHTFQRLQSSDCGAAADTDDKISQEKGLAAAAEKLAECQETIFLLGKQLKAMRPQTEFLSFPNNERTEKADHPIENEPTVSSMNIQDVDSSLMDTIPCLNFHGAGSESPLDMFNTPFSPSDSEAHNPPQSPVSKYSKHHPTSSGSSTPTPEKQARGFSRFFSAKGKNGQ